The genomic window TGAACCCATTGACCCAAGACTACGCCCAGACCCAATGAGACAAGTCTTGTCCGAGCATAGAAGACAGATCATGGTGTATGGCCATGAACCATGGGCAATAAAGCTTGTGGGTCATGTCTCTTAGTCTGAGCACATGGATGGTGGGAACCCTGAGACCAAATCTAGACACAAGTTTGGTGAGTTGGGCTCAGGGGTGTCTAACCCTGAACCCTCCTCCtgttataaaaaagaaaaaaaagtgacagAATGTAAAGTATACAGAGCCCGCCACAACCTCTTCTCTGTTCGGACGTGACGAGGACTTCTCAATgccaataattaaatattaaacacCCCCCAAGTGTCTTCATATTAACAACATCCATACTTTGTCCTGACCACATTAATCCATCTCATAAACTTTGTTTTCATTTAGGGGTGCTTGACTTCATAGAGTTCCTCCTTTCATAAAGATTCTATGGACCTCCATTTCcgtcctttttttcatttatgcaTGCTTGCTACCAGGTGAGTATGAATATACAAGGCCAAGGCATAATCAATGAGTCAATCTTCAAGAAGCTGGCGGGATTGACCATCGTTTGATTTGTCTTTTATACCTGGATTATTAATTGGTTCAATCTCATCCGGTAACAACTAGGATACTTCCTGATTAcattgcatcaaaataataataataatatttacagcacataaaaaagtttaataaatcaaacttgaaaaatctcAACTTGACTTTTGTCTGGtcaaagttttaaattaaatcatgtagaattttttttaacgtgtCATTGTTGATTTGGtagatttaaagaaaaaaacaatcaaggaacaaaaaaaaaatagcttaagttaactcaagttaaacTTTTAAACTTTTGACCCGAGTTATAAATTCCACTGGGatcaacttatttatttttattttgttttattatatgctaaaaaatatatatgaaaatccattcaaaatcaaccaaatattgaaaaatatacgatgaaaaaattcaataaaaatccaacattgaatgatgaaatttttttataaaaaaaaaccctaaagggcaaaaaaacaaagctcaaACGCACGGGTCTATGCCCtgtctagtttttatttttatttttttaaacaagcgGTCATCCATCCCTAtcttttgttggaaaaaaaaggttgcctACTTCTGTATAGAATTAATTTAGCTACCACTGTGGTTGCTAGAAATTCGAGGGATgggttttttgggttaaaaaccATTTTCACCTGAAAAACACATTATAGAGCTCATACAAACCACCCTAAACCATCTAACAACCTCAAAAttacctaaaaacaaaaatcaacctaatcaaaaagatcaaaatgaaacatGACCTTCTTTTCAAAGCATGTTTATAAACAAAACTCATGATAATCGAACTTTTCTTATCCAATGAAACTCTTTAACACATGAAAGATGATTTTCGTCACCGTAAAGTGATCAAATCAATcaccttttctttccttgttattttcaagCAAGTATTTCTCTCATCTCTCTAATTCAATGATTGAATAACGGAAAAGATGAATTTttggactaaaataaaaaattatcactaATCTGGGattaactatatattttctatatttcttaCATTTTAGTCtgttatctttcaattttgtatttttacctTAATTTCAAGCCTAATTTATTCTAATTAGGCTACATAAGGGTTTGATTGggaaaaaaagtatataaaaaaaaggagtatataaattaaaatagtaaaTCCAACCCAATATCTATCttagttgttttgttaattattgtGCACGTGTACAGTTGATTTCTGAAGTACTAGAGAGTAGAGGAGAGAGAGTTATTGTTCTTTTCGATTGAAATAAAGGAAGAAGGTGCATTGAAGATGGTTAATTACCTAAATTATATGGGAGAATACATGACACCAGAACTTGGCCGGCAGAGAAGAGAAATTAGTTGTAATCCACCCAATACGCGGTAAGAAATTCAAATGAATACGAAATCGGCTGCTATTAAGCAAAGTGACAAACAAAAACCACTTCAACTCTTCAAGCAACTTGCAAATACTTTAGATTTTAAGGTATTttgttctctttctctctttttatatgcATGTAGCAAcgataatgaaacaaaaaaaagacaaagaataTAACACTTTAACCTGGTCCAGcatatgatatatattaaattaattattcaatggcgcctgtctgtttttttttttcttccttccctttccttttttcttttgtgcaaGAGGCCCTGGATCATTGTAAGCAGTAACGTGCTAATAACCTCTAAATTTATCTTTAGTTTTCTGAAGTTAGCCAAGAGCTAGGGATATTGCACATCTAGTTGTACGGGTTTCTGATTCTGAACAAGTAATTACATATACTGATACATACACAGCCACAGGTTTCAGTTTTTTCGgcttcatatatatttttcttatatatggTTCGTAATTACTGGAGACTGGAAGAACCCAGTTGTTACTTTGACCACTTGCAGAAAAGCATAGAAATTAACTTTGCCTCTTGCTTTGCgtctatgtttttttgttttttttttttaaaaaaaagattaatgaaCCCACGTATAACTTGGGATCTTCACtgtcattaacatttataatattcatgcaaaataTTGTCGATCgttcttgttatttattgttgttaatggTCGTGTTGAATTATTCGTCCAAGGAATCTGCTAGCTTTACAGGACAAATAATTAAACGCACGTACATAGTTAATTaagatcattcaatttttttttcttcagaaaagtaaagacaaaaaaatatgattatatatatagagagagagaaggtaGGCAGGTCCAGTAATAAGAACAATGACTCCATGCCAAGATTATATTCAACGGCTTTCTACTATATTTCAAAACGTGGAAATATTACCTAGTTTCGAacagatataaatatatttgattagtaTGCATAGATGCAAACTAGCATATACATAAGGACTTTATTTCTTCCACTCATAGTTTACACTCTTTCTCTGATCTTTAATTCTTTCTCTCTCAGCCTCCAGTATTCATATATGGAGATGTTCTTGCAAGTAAATCTCAATACAGCAAGTAAGTTTCCTATTGATATGGTTCAGAAAACAAGGTCAAGGCAAAAATCCTATAAGCACAAGACAAACTTGTGCAAGAATGAAGTAGCATTTCGGAAAAAGATAAACTTTTATGAAGTTCTTTCTCTTGGATCACATAATGCAGGGTTTGATGAGATCAAGAAAGCTTATAGAAGCATGGCTCTACAATACCACCCAGATGTATGTACTCCATCAGCAAGAGAAGAGTCCACAAAGAGGTTTGTTGAGCTTCAAAAGGCTTATGAGACATTGTCTGACCCGGTTTCTCGTCGAATGCATGATTACGAGTTGGGCTTGGTTAATTCTGGAGGATTTGCGTTTGAAGGGCTGCCGTTGGAGGATAGGAAGAACAGGTTTCCAAGGGAAGTGTGGGAAAGGCAACTGCATGGATTGCAGCAACGATCATATGCCCGAATGGAGAGGAGGAACAATAAATACATGCAAAGTTAGATAATTTGATTACTGCTAATTATTTTAGTATTCTTATTGTAAGTTGTTGATTGTTCTGTAACAAGAACCTGTATAAGAATTTTCTCTGATGCCGAACCCAAATCATAAGCTAAGTctatttcaattctttttccAAACTCTATTCAGCTTTTCAATATTTACAGCTGCTTGTTATCCAAAAAAGGGGGTTTCTATACCTCCTTCACTCATCTCGGATTGGAAAATCAATATCTTTAAGAATTATCACAACTTATTAATCAAGTGGATTGATTTATGGGAAATATTACCACATAGTAAGTGTATTGATTTATGAAATCACTATGCATATAATGTAATAAGCTATATGTCCATCCATAAAAGGTAAGTAACATCCTTAATCCCCCCCCTGTCTGAAAAAGTCTTAGGTTCGAGCATGCATGTTCtatgtaaaagaaaaacaaaacaggtTTAGAAACTTTATTAACACTtcacaaaaacatatatttttgcaACTAGTGAATTGTGGATCATTTAgatattaaatattgttattaagcATAAAgagtatatataattatcacaTCAATTATATTGCATgataattttgtatatttaattaattcgtCTATATAATAGTGcttctatttatttagttaaatgaTGCTTTAACATATATgatatcaaaagtttttttaatatagcagTCAGGAATTTGAATACTTGATATTTTTGCTATTGAATTTGTAGCcttcaaaactttgaaaaatccaaagtccgcttcaaaattttgatttaatttttaatattattaatgtagCCACCTAAAATTCTTCTTGTTTCAATTACTGATTCCACACATATTATTTTGGCATAATTTCATCTTGAAGATGATTTCAATCCATCTAAGCCGGCCTCCTCAAAATTAACTTGAAGGTCAAATATTCTTCTCTTGATAATTAATGAGGCAATTAGAGATCAACATACTTCAGCCAGTGAGAGCCATCGGAACTCATAAAAAGCTCTCGTCTCTATTAgctaattaatattgaaaaattattaaacaatggAATTTCGTTTTGGTTCAAGTAGTTATAAATACCATAGAATTCGTAATTTTTGTAAGTGAAACAATtccgatcatttttttttaatttaattgcatCCTTTATCTATACTTACACAATTCTCACAACCATTTGATTTTTGCTGTGTAATTAGGTGGTCTCTTCAGGAGAGATGTTAACTTTACGAGAGAGAGCTTATTCTGATGCTATGCCTCCTCATGCCTAAATCTACAGTTGACGATACGGGCCATTTTGATATCATTGTAGAAAACTCATTCCTCAGTCTTTTATTGCTTGATAGGCTATTCTTAAATGGGTCGTTTATTGGGCCCGGCTTGAGTTACATGCCCTGATCAATATATCGGACTCGTATATTTTACCAATgctctcttgttttctttctctgaaaaatataactcacatattttttttaattatttagatatattaatattaaaaataatttttaaaaaataaaaaatattattttaatgaattttcaagtaaaaaatattttaaaaagcaaccactatATTATACTAACACCTActagaacttttttttaataagcaaATGCAATTTACAATTCTGCTAAAgcagtttttattttaagcattgaaattaattaacagGTGCaggcaccaaaaaaaaaaccggcaGCCTGATTTGGCTCCTATTTAAGGTTGTCATCACAGCCAATCAGTATTTTATAAGTTAGTGGGAATAATAGTATGTAcacaaacttaatttatttttttgttaagtgagaggaaaataaaagaaatttatgatGGCCAAATTATTAGAGATTTAtctcacttgaaaaaaaaattaagcttccGAATAGACAAAATAACAAACCttacatattaattttgaataaacagttactattaatttaaagtttatagTATCTAtgtttaattcaattatttatagattaatatACGATcaatttatatagaaatttaatataaaaaaactgtttaaaataaatcatttatcgctatataattaattaattagtccctAACATGCCACCATATGTTAAAAACGATTAGCTTTTCGCAATATGGAACCAATTTTAAGTTGAATCTAATTGTGGGGAAAATAAATAGAACAATGATTAATCCCTTCATTTAAATTTGCTGTTATTACATATTACTATTATTGAACACTTATtacttcattatatatatatatatatatatatatatatatatatatggtggcTGGCTGGCTGCATCATCATATTGAAAGATCATTATacagaaattaaagtttaactGTTAAGCAGAGGCACATAAATATCTGATATTAACGTAAGAACTGCTGCCTTAAAAAGCAGGCAAAGATGGAGAGAAGCGCGTGGAAGTTTGTTGGGCaggataaaatttattgaagcaacgtttcacacacacacacacacacacacacacacacacagatatatatagTGATGATTCTGATATTTAGGCTCGAATTAGCTTATCCCATCACTCGTTTGCTTGTGACTTAACTTATTCTTAAAGTGATCATCATTTTCTTGTATTCGCCGTACGTCACTTCCTAGCGACAAACCCAAAACCCTCTCGGAAGGAAAAGGGGAGAGAGCCTTAAGGAAACAGTCAGGATAAAGCTCCCATTGTTTCTCCTTTGATTCTTTATCGAAAATCGAGAGATCAAGATTAATCAAGAATTAAGATGTGTTTTAACATAGGTTACAATTTTAAGAATGGAAAGCTTGTTCGAGTCACGAAGGAAAGTGATCGCGATGACAGAGAAGAGGAATGCAAGGGCTTGCTGTCGAAGGAAATTGAGAGGTGGAAGAAGCAACAAGAGAGGTCAAGTAGTACTCATGTAGAAGCACCACCCGCTTCCACCACAACTCCCTCGAAGTGCAAGCATTTATTCTCTTCTTGATATTTCTCTTTCTGGTGTTGTATATATTGATTTCCATCTCCATTTTTATAGATTTACTTTAAGGAGatgcaatatatatatgatccCTTCATGTAAGCAAGCTTATATTGGTGCgtctttttttcgttttcaCTAGTAACGATCGGCTTACTCTACAAATATGGGGATGATTTGGAAACTAATATACCTAAGTCTCCTCTTgaatgcaaagaaaagaaaagaaaagaattctgtGTGTATTAATTTATGtgcttgatattaattaaagatcATCCCTCTCTTTCTCTGATTTCTCTCATAtacatgttttcttcttttgcagaACTTTATCTATTCATTGATAGGCATGCAATATATGGTATAGAATTCTGGGGCATCAGAGGAAGAAAAACAGTAGCTCCCAGCTAAAACTCATTAGTTTCATGCAAGGATTtaggaaatataatttttatttttaaaattcatttatccaAATAATTTAGTGTCGATTCAGATTTGAATTGCAACCAATTATGCTTTGTTTATAACACAATTACGATATATTCAATCGGAATTCATACTTCAGTCCAATCATTCTCTCAAAAAtagaaagtgaaaataaaaccCACCTGATTTCTTCTCACTGTGAACGTAGAAGGCGTCTTGGATTCTTCAACCCTGCAAGTAATTAAACAATGGCCGTGGTGAGGTTGCTTATATCATAATTACATGGCTTGGTATCTCCTGTCTAGCAGGCTCTGCATGTGGGCTCCCTGAGGAAAAGGACTCCAGTCCCTGAAGAGATCTAACTATGTAGCCCACACAGAGCAATGGACCTTACATGCGCACAAGGACCCAGGATGCCATTAATTAGCCACCACTGCACTAAACATTTCTGCTGTCAACAGAAGAGAAGCATTTCAATATTGAAAATGGGGAAACTAGAACTTATTTCTTTAACAATTAGATGCATCTCTCAGATAAGTTGCCGTATTGTAGTTTTTAAGACATAAGTTTTAGTATGTGAACCAAGGTATTGgctttttgcttagaaataagGATCGAATAACATTGTAATCCACCTGAAAAACGTTGCTATTCATATGTAAAACATTGCAAAtctattgggaaaaaaaaacatgtactgTATTTGTAACACCATGAAAATATATGAATGAAGCCCCTGTGGGAGATTCAAATGCTGGGAATGCTTTAATGAGCCGTAGAACACTCCAACGTATTTGGTTGATGTTCAAACAAAGAttggtctttttttctttatgcatAATAGCCCATTATATGAAACTCAGGTGCTGTGGTAAATGCGTTTTGGTTTAGCTTTTGTGTTGAGATTGTGGTTGGGTACAACTCAATTATGCATAAAATTCAACCacaaaagttaatattttttgctttttgtagCTTTTTAGTAGGTCCTACACCCAAACCCCAACCTCCACCTCTAAAACAAACACCCTCTAATTACATTCAGGAAACGCTTAAATTTTAGTCATTAAATTTagctataatatttaaatatttcatgttttagtTATAGCTAGTCACTACTAGAGTTTGGCCCGCCGCGCTACAACCTGgttgtattaaattttttaaaacataaaaaatataaaaatattactaatatattctctaataaaaaaaatcatgaacatAAACATTCAATGcatattagataatatttttttaaaatattagacaATGATACGTTGGATTGACTCGAGCTAGTCTTAGTTAAACCACCAAACACGCGGTTCAGGTCATGAGAAATGAATATTCTCATAGAAGGCAAATCGAAGATAATTCAAAGCTTAATTTCCAGTCAATTCAATGtagaatgacaaaaaaataattaaaaaaataaaaagaagactCGAGTTAATCTGAGTTAGCTTACCAAACTCGTGTCCCGGCttatgagactaggataattCCATAGAAATCGATTACAAAAAtgtatgaaacttaattctcaaagCAACATAAGGctcaaatacaatattaaaaaaaaatcaatttaaaaaaataagatgttgAGTCAACTCGGATAATCTGCAAAACTCACGACCTAGAATATGAGATAGAGATATCCttataaaaaggaaagagaaaaaatcataaaactcaatccccaacaaatttaatgttgaaggataaaaataatttttttaaaaaaaaacaaggatctaaaaaaatactcaaagcAACTCGGGCTAACCTTGTAAACTCGTGACTCAAGTTATGAgtctatgattattttttagaagacAAATCAGAAAAGAATCACGAAGTTTAATTAACAATCAATTTAATGctgagagatgaaattaaaaaaaaataattaaaaaaatttaaagcaaaacaaataataattaaaaaaatagagattaaattttttaaaaaaatattagaaaactgGTATTGTTGAAGAGAATTTATGTGAAAATTGAGgagatgaggaaaaaaaaaaaaaaaaggaaaaaaacctccACGCGACACCAATCCATGCACAAACTGCACCACCAGTAAGGGCTCGCTGAGAAGCATCCATCCCCACCAGGAAAGGTAGCATGCCAACACTTGAGgacaccacacacacacactgtttAAGCGTGGTGGTGTCCTTCACATCTCACGTCATTATTATTTGCCCAAAACTACTCGAACCCATTTTTTTAGTCTGTTATTACGTGTTTAAGTTGACATATCATTTATGCAAGGTTATTCTGCAATCCAGTttgacctctttttttttatgttccagACTTCATAATTCTTTACTTAATTTTAGTGTATAACAATaagtttcaaatttaaaaaactcaggttggaaaataatatataattatcattaaagtattttccaatacttaatattttgaatcaatatggttcttaatttgaaaaataaaaaataaaaatcatttatataaacaccgatcaaattaaaaacaaaacagaagctAAAGTTTCCATAATTTAGTGATGAAATGGATTTGAAATCGCGCGCAGTCAATTTGGAATTGCAAGCTGCGCATAAGTTCATATTCTCATTTATATTCAACTAAATCATAATGGGCTCTAGTTGGACGCTGACGTAATATGTAAAACTATGGCGTTTTGTCctatctaaaaaagaaaagaagagaaaaacactaCCAGTGTTTTTGGAAAAACCGAAGAGTGTTTAGTTTATTGAACATGTGATTAGTTCCTTATTTGTAAATTGTAATAACTAGGTGGGAATTTGCATCTCACCACTTGTTTGGCAATCTAAATTcgaaaatcaaatcatatataggTCTGTGATAGTCTTTTTGTAAAGGTGAAATATGCACTTTAGCATCTGACCATTCTCTAAGCATGGTGCTGAGTGAACCATTCTTTTGTCCGAATGTTGTCTTCTCCATAGGTTGAGAGACATATCGGAGACAGAGAAAGAGACTCTTCTATTTCCCCTGAACACTTCAATCAGCTATGGCTTCTTCGGCCATTGAAACAGATGGTCAAGAAATCCTTGACCTTGAGAAAAATAGGCAGGCTGAAATGTCTCAGTGGGTGCTCAATGCTCCTGAGCCACCTAGCCTGTGGCGAGAGCTCATGGATTCCGCCAGGGAAACTGTCTTGCCTCGTGGCAAGAGATTTCCATATCTCAAGGACAAGGATGGCCTTTCCAAGACAGTAATTTCAGTCCTGCAGGCAATGTTTCCTATCTTTAGTTGGTGCCGGCACTACAACGCAACAAAACTCAGGAACGATCTTTTGGCGGGTCTAACTCTCGCTAGTCTCTGCA from Populus trichocarpa isolate Nisqually-1 chromosome 5, P.trichocarpa_v4.1, whole genome shotgun sequence includes these protein-coding regions:
- the LOC7471528 gene encoding chaperone protein dnaJ 20, chloroplastic produces the protein MEMFLQVNLNTASKFPIDMVQKTRSRQKSYKHKTNLCKNEVAFRKKINFYEVLSLGSHNAGFDEIKKAYRSMALQYHPDVCTPSAREESTKRFVELQKAYETLSDPVSRRMHDYELGLVNSGGFAFEGLPLEDRKNRFPREVWERQLHGLQQRSYARMERRNNKYMQS